One stretch of Juglans microcarpa x Juglans regia isolate MS1-56 chromosome 3D, Jm3101_v1.0, whole genome shotgun sequence DNA includes these proteins:
- the LOC121255844 gene encoding short-chain dehydrogenase reductase ATA1: protein MEPDSHMYDHDLQRLSTKRLIGKVAVITGGARGIGAATAKLFAQSGAYVIIADILDELGAKLANLIGGRYIHCNVAKEADVESAIQLALTWKGRLDIMFNNAGIAGPGGSITNLDMDQVKSLLSVNLHGVLHGMKHAAQAMIKCQNGGSIICTSSSAAIMGGLAGHAYTLSKVAIIGLMRSAACELGAHGIRVNCISPHGVPSEMLVSSFREFLGDVRPEEVSRIVGETGSLLRGRGASTEDVARAALFLASGDAGFITAHNLVLDGGYTSASSNMSFIYKYEEKERRK from the exons ATGGAGCCAGATTCTCATATGTATGATCATGACTTGCAGAGGTTGTCCACAAAGAG ATTGATAGGCAAAGTTGCAGTTATAACTGGCGGTGCAAGAGGAATTGGAGCTGCCACAGCAAAATTGTTTGCACAAAGTGGTGCCTATGTTATAATTGCTGACATACTCGACGAGCTTGGGGCAAAACTAGCCAATTTAATAGGAGGCCGATACATACACTGCAACGTGGCAAAGGAAGCCGACGTGGAATCAGCAATCCAACTGGCACTGACTTGGAAAGGCCGACTAGATATCATGTTCAACAATGCCGGGATTGCAGGCCCTGGGGGAAGCATCACCAATCTTGACATGGACCAGGTCAAGAGTCTGCTCTCAGTTAATCTGCATGGAGTTTTGCACGGAATGAAACATGCAGCACAAGCAATGATCAAATGCCAAAACGGAGGGAGCATCATATGCACATCGAGCTCGGCAGCCATCATGGGAGGATTAGCCGGACACGCCTATACATTGTCGAAGGTGGCGATCATTGGATTGATGAGAAGTGCTGCATGTGAGTTGGGGGCGCATGGAATTCGAGTGAACTGCATTTCCCCACATGGAGTTCCTTCAGAGATGCTTGTCAGTAGCTTTAGAGAGTTTCTTGGGGATGTGAGGCCTGAGGAAGTTAGTAGGATTGTGGGTGAGACGGGGAGTTTATTGCGTGGAAGAGGTGCAAGCACAGAAGACGTGGCTCGAGCTGCTCTTTTCCTGGCTAGTGGGGATGCTGGTTTCATCACAGCACATAATCTTGTTCTTGATGGGGGATATACTTCTGCTAGCAGTAACATGAGTTTCATATACAAATacgaagaaaaagagagacgCAAATAG